The Xanthobacter flavus genome includes a window with the following:
- the fdhE gene encoding formate dehydrogenase accessory protein FdhE, with protein MSRTFGPTSAPPIPDPSVLEGVTAPTFAYLPDPSTLFARRAARFRHLAQNHPLSPYLTFLAGLSEAQHTAIAATPAPEPVEAAQVERARANEMPPLDRSHFTTDAAFDTLFERALAEATKIEQPEAARTALERVRMASDVARGEMIRNVLASSIPEEALAEHLYVAAALEVHFARLASQLDASRLVPVGDGVCPTCGGPPVGSLIVNWPASHGARYCACALCGTLWNFVRVRCTACGSTAGIGYQEVEGGNGAVKAETCDTCHAYSKVFYLAQDDGLDPVADDVASLALDIKQKDGPYRRAAFNPFLLGY; from the coding sequence ATGTCGCGTACCTTCGGCCCCACCTCGGCGCCCCCGATTCCCGATCCCTCCGTGCTGGAGGGCGTGACGGCGCCGACCTTCGCCTATCTGCCGGACCCCTCGACCCTGTTCGCGCGCCGCGCGGCGCGGTTCCGGCATCTGGCGCAGAACCATCCCCTTTCGCCCTACCTCACCTTCCTCGCCGGGCTCAGCGAGGCGCAGCACACCGCCATCGCCGCGACGCCCGCGCCCGAGCCAGTGGAGGCGGCGCAGGTTGAGCGCGCCCGCGCCAACGAGATGCCGCCCCTCGACCGCAGCCATTTCACCACCGATGCCGCCTTCGACACCCTGTTCGAGCGGGCGCTGGCGGAAGCGACCAAGATCGAGCAGCCCGAGGCCGCCCGCACCGCCCTGGAGCGGGTGCGCATGGCTTCCGACGTCGCGCGCGGCGAGATGATCCGCAACGTGCTCGCCTCCTCCATTCCGGAGGAAGCTTTGGCCGAGCACCTCTATGTGGCGGCGGCGCTGGAGGTCCATTTCGCCCGCCTCGCGTCGCAGCTCGATGCCAGCCGCCTCGTGCCGGTGGGCGATGGCGTCTGCCCCACCTGCGGCGGGCCGCCGGTGGGCAGCCTGATTGTCAACTGGCCCGCCTCCCATGGCGCGCGCTACTGCGCCTGCGCCTTGTGCGGCACGCTCTGGAACTTCGTGCGGGTGCGCTGCACCGCCTGCGGCTCCACCGCCGGCATCGGCTATCAGGAGGTGGAGGGCGGCAACGGCGCGGTGAAGGCCGAGACCTGCGACACCTGCCACGCTTATTCCAAGGTGTTCTATCTCGCGCAGGATGACGGCCTCGATCCCGTCGCCGACGACGTGGCGAGCCTCGCCCTCGACATCAAGCAGAAGGACGGTCCCTACCGGCGCGCCGCCTTCAATCCCTTCCTCCTCGGCTATTGA
- the fdxH gene encoding formate dehydrogenase subunit beta produces MFPPIPNPTTAPVAPKMSDADLVRRSASGSPSQVEFKEPVAKLIDVSKCIGCKACQAACLEWNELHEEIGTFNGTYTNPPDLTPASLTLMRFTEWVNPETDNLEWLIRKDGCMHCADPGCLKACPAPGAIVQYSNGIVDFDHAKCIGCGYCVKGCPFNIPRISQVDHKAYKCTLCSDRVAVGQGPACQKACPTQAIVFGTKTQMKEWAEGRIKDLKSRGYKNAGLYDPPGVGGTHVMYVLQHADKPSIYAGLPDNPRISPIVEAWKGVTKYVGLGVMGFAALAGALHYLVNGANKVSPEDEANAEKLTAEKLSSGGRS; encoded by the coding sequence ATGTTTCCTCCGATTCCGAACCCCACCACCGCCCCCGTGGCGCCCAAGATGAGCGATGCGGACCTCGTCCGCCGCTCCGCCTCCGGTTCCCCCTCGCAGGTCGAGTTCAAGGAGCCGGTGGCCAAGCTCATCGACGTGTCGAAGTGCATCGGCTGCAAGGCCTGCCAGGCGGCGTGCCTCGAATGGAACGAACTCCATGAGGAGATCGGCACCTTCAACGGCACCTACACCAACCCGCCGGACCTGACGCCGGCGTCGTTGACGCTCATGCGCTTCACCGAGTGGGTGAACCCCGAGACCGACAATCTCGAATGGCTCATCCGCAAGGACGGCTGCATGCATTGCGCCGATCCGGGCTGCCTGAAGGCTTGCCCGGCGCCCGGCGCCATCGTGCAGTATTCCAACGGCATCGTGGACTTCGACCACGCCAAGTGCATCGGCTGCGGCTATTGCGTGAAGGGCTGCCCCTTCAACATCCCGCGCATCTCGCAGGTCGATCACAAGGCCTACAAGTGCACGCTGTGCTCGGACCGCGTGGCGGTCGGCCAGGGTCCCGCCTGCCAGAAGGCATGCCCCACCCAGGCCATCGTCTTCGGCACCAAGACGCAGATGAAGGAATGGGCCGAGGGCCGGATCAAGGACCTGAAGTCCCGCGGCTACAAGAATGCGGGGCTCTATGATCCGCCGGGCGTCGGCGGCACGCACGTCATGTATGTGCTGCAGCACGCCGACAAGCCGTCGATCTATGCGGGCCTGCCGGACAATCCGCGCATCAGCCCCATCGTCGAGGCGTGGAAGGGCGTGACCAAATATGTCGGCCTCGGCGTCATGGGCTTCGCCGCCCTCGCCGGCGCGCTGCATTACCTCGTCAACGGCGCCAACAAGGTGTCGCCGGAAGACGAGGCGAACGCCGAGAAGCTGACGGCTGAGAAGCTGTCGTCCGGAGGCCGCTCATGA
- a CDS encoding TlpA family protein disulfide reductase yields MRKRLPGQERPRAAPLGLALALLLATSPLTAAEEEHAPPGRLAIVEGRPTSPVLSLDALDGGRVTLAPDDAPTIVHFFATWCVPCRTELPALAGFARRSGVPVLLVDVAEPADRVRRFFAEGTAGPAPGPVLMDQNRAAARAWGASLLPASFVVMSGRILLAREGEVDWADPETLAVITAAAVASARTQPRDFQGEQTR; encoded by the coding sequence GTGCGGAAACGACTCCCGGGGCAGGAGCGGCCACGCGCCGCGCCGCTGGGACTGGCGCTCGCGCTTCTGCTGGCAACTTCGCCTTTGACCGCCGCCGAGGAGGAGCATGCGCCGCCGGGACGACTGGCCATCGTCGAAGGCCGGCCGACATCTCCTGTGCTCTCGCTCGATGCCCTCGATGGCGGGCGTGTGACGCTCGCCCCGGATGATGCGCCGACCATCGTCCATTTCTTCGCCACCTGGTGCGTGCCCTGCCGCACGGAGCTGCCCGCTCTGGCCGGTTTCGCGCGCCGCAGCGGTGTGCCGGTGCTGCTGGTGGACGTGGCCGAGCCGGCCGATCGCGTGCGCCGCTTCTTCGCCGAAGGCACGGCCGGCCCCGCGCCCGGCCCCGTGCTGATGGATCAGAACCGCGCGGCTGCGCGGGCATGGGGAGCCAGCCTGCTGCCCGCGAGCTTTGTCGTGATGTCCGGCCGCATCCTGCTCGCCCGCGAGGGTGAGGTGGACTGGGCCGACCCTGAAACCCTCGCCGTGATCACGGCCGCGGCGGTGGCAAGCGCAAGAACCCAGCCGAGAGACTTCCAGGGAGAACAGACCCGATGA
- a CDS encoding AAA family ATPase, which yields MTAPQPPEKSAGDHVVADQSAVFALLADPATHGVKETVTRIDTHGAAVFLAGPYAYKVKRAVFFPFMDFSTLDKRRAACAAEVEISGAGAPGLYLGVVPIVRMADGLALGGDGEAVEYAVKMRRFDTNLTLDRITERGALTPELTKDVAAMVVSAHAAAPARRGFDSAGRLSTYLEDNINEFAARPDLFPANDVARLAEASRAALVQVRLLLAARSEAGFVRRCHGDMHLRNIVLLDGKPVLFDAIEFNDEIATCDVLYDLAFLLMDLWQRGERNAANAILNRYLWVSDDTQLDGLAALPLFLSLRAGIRAKVEAAGLAHLVEEKRSEGEARVTHFFRHACALIGGTQPQPTLWGVGGLSGSGKSTWAAKAAVKVESRAPGAVVLRSDIERKRLFNVPETEKLPPEAYAAEVSPRVYERLRRLARHVLTSGYTVIVDAVHARPEERDALEDVAKEAGVPFNGLWLDAPADEMVRRVTARSGDASDADAAVVRHQLAYDLGPIRWVRSQSPVSTSPAVPASD from the coding sequence ATGACGGCACCGCAACCGCCCGAAAAGAGCGCAGGCGACCATGTGGTCGCCGACCAGAGCGCCGTCTTCGCCCTCCTCGCGGATCCCGCCACCCATGGCGTTAAGGAAACGGTCACGCGCATCGACACCCACGGCGCGGCCGTCTTTCTCGCAGGCCCCTACGCGTACAAGGTGAAGCGCGCGGTCTTCTTCCCCTTCATGGATTTCTCCACGCTGGACAAGCGCCGCGCCGCCTGCGCCGCCGAGGTGGAAATATCGGGCGCGGGAGCGCCCGGCCTCTATCTCGGCGTCGTGCCCATCGTGCGGATGGCAGACGGCCTCGCGCTCGGCGGGGACGGCGAAGCGGTGGAATACGCGGTGAAGATGCGCCGCTTCGACACCAACCTCACCCTCGACCGCATCACCGAGCGCGGCGCCCTCACGCCCGAGCTGACGAAAGACGTCGCGGCCATGGTGGTCTCTGCCCACGCCGCCGCGCCCGCGCGCCGGGGCTTCGACAGCGCGGGAAGGCTTTCCACCTATCTCGAAGACAACATCAACGAATTCGCCGCCCGGCCTGACCTCTTCCCAGCCAATGACGTGGCCCGCCTCGCCGAAGCATCTCGCGCGGCGCTGGTGCAGGTGCGGCTCCTGCTGGCGGCACGCTCTGAAGCAGGCTTCGTTCGCCGCTGCCATGGCGACATGCACCTGCGCAACATTGTGCTCCTGGATGGCAAGCCGGTGCTGTTCGACGCCATCGAATTCAACGACGAGATCGCCACCTGCGATGTTCTGTATGACCTCGCCTTCCTGCTCATGGACCTGTGGCAACGGGGCGAACGGAACGCGGCCAACGCGATTCTCAACCGCTATCTCTGGGTCAGCGACGACACACAGCTGGACGGATTGGCCGCGCTGCCGCTCTTCCTCAGTCTCCGCGCCGGCATCCGGGCGAAGGTGGAGGCAGCAGGGCTCGCGCATCTGGTAGAAGAGAAGCGGTCGGAGGGGGAGGCGCGGGTCACCCATTTCTTCCGTCACGCCTGCGCTCTAATCGGCGGAACGCAGCCCCAACCGACGCTTTGGGGGGTGGGCGGGCTGTCAGGGAGCGGCAAGAGCACCTGGGCTGCCAAGGCTGCGGTGAAGGTGGAATCGCGGGCGCCCGGCGCCGTCGTCCTGCGCTCGGATATCGAGCGCAAGCGCCTCTTCAACGTGCCGGAAACGGAAAAGCTGCCCCCAGAGGCCTATGCGGCTGAGGTGAGCCCCCGCGTTTATGAGCGGCTTCGGAGGCTGGCGCGGCACGTCCTCACCAGCGGGTACACCGTCATCGTCGATGCCGTGCATGCGCGACCGGAGGAACGCGACGCTCTCGAGGACGTCGCCAAAGAGGCTGGCGTACCGTTCAACGGACTCTGGCTCGACGCGCCGGCGGACGAGATGGTGCGGCGGGTGACCGCCCGCTCCGGCGATGCGTCAGACGCGGACGCCGCCGTGGTGCGCCATCAGCTGGCCTATGATCTCGGCCCCATCCGTTGGGTAAGAAGCCAAAGTCCCGTCAGCACTTCCCCTGCGGTTCCGGCTTCGGATTGA
- the fdnG gene encoding formate dehydrogenase-N subunit alpha: MNMELSRRQFLKTAGAGVAGTTLGALGFGPIEEALASTIKPFRLVNTTEVRNTCTYCSVACGILIFSKGNLAKGEKADITHIEGDTDHPTNRGTLCPKGAALLDIVKSEQRLKQPMIRRAGSDKFEKISWDEALDKIAKAMKADRDANFIAKNNDGVTVNRWLTTGFLAASATTNETAFATYKVVRSTGILTFDNQARVUHGPTVSSLGPTFGRGAMTNSWTDIKNTDLVVIMGGNAAEAHPCGFKWVTEAKATRGAKLVVVDPRFTRSAAVADYYAPIRQGTDIAFLLGVINYLIQNDKIQWDYVKAFTNVGYIVKEGFGYQDGLFTGYDEMKRDYNRSTWDYEIGPDGYAVVDDTLQHPRCVFNLLKQHVSVYTPEMVERITGTPKDKFLKVASMMAECSSPTKTMTSMYALGWTQHSKGSQNIRCMAMIQLLLGNIGVRGGGMNALRGHSNIQGLTDIGLMSNLIPGYLTIPTEKEPDFNAYMSTRGFKPLRPNQMSYWQNYKKFFVSFQKAMWGASATADNNWAYDYLPKLDVPAYDVLRAFELMKQGKMNIYFCQGFNPLQAFPNKAKLAEALGKLKLLVIMDPLETETARFWENHGVYNQADPSKIQTEVIQLPTTCFAEDNGSLVNSGRWLQWHWAAGTPPGEAKTDIYIMAQLHLRLKEMYKKDGGAFPDPIVNLTWNYKDPHEPSPDELAKELNGYVVSDVLDPNDPTKKVLEAGKQVPGFGVLRDDGTTAAGCWIYSGCYTEAGNMMARRDNSDPDDTGAYLKWSFAWPANRRIIYNRASCNIDGKPWDDTRKLIWWDGAKWTGYDVPDIAPTAKPRDVGPFIMNPEGVSRLFTRGMMRDGPFPVHYEPFESPVANLIAPKVRGNPVARVFKDDFAQFADVASKEFPYAATSYRLTEHFHYWTKNNHVNSVLQPEFFVEISEELAKEKSIQNAGWVRVWSKRGSVTAKAYVTKRIRPLMVDGKPVHIVGIPIHWGFVGAAKKGFPANVLTPFVGDANIETPEFKAFLVNIEPTTGPVA, translated from the coding sequence ATGAATATGGAGCTCTCGCGGCGCCAGTTTTTGAAAACGGCGGGCGCGGGCGTGGCGGGAACGACGCTGGGCGCGTTGGGATTCGGTCCCATCGAGGAGGCCCTGGCCTCCACCATCAAGCCCTTCCGCCTCGTCAACACCACCGAGGTGCGCAACACCTGCACCTACTGCTCGGTGGCCTGCGGCATCCTCATCTTCTCCAAGGGCAATCTCGCCAAGGGCGAGAAGGCGGACATCACCCATATCGAGGGTGACACCGACCATCCCACCAATCGCGGCACGCTCTGCCCGAAGGGCGCGGCCCTGCTCGATATCGTGAAGTCCGAGCAGCGCCTCAAGCAGCCCATGATCCGGCGCGCGGGCTCCGACAAGTTCGAGAAGATTTCCTGGGACGAGGCGCTCGACAAGATCGCCAAGGCCATGAAGGCGGACCGCGACGCCAACTTCATCGCCAAGAACAACGACGGCGTGACGGTGAACCGCTGGCTCACCACCGGCTTCCTCGCCGCCTCCGCCACCACCAACGAAACCGCGTTCGCCACCTACAAGGTGGTGCGCTCAACCGGAATTCTGACTTTCGACAATCAGGCGCGCGTCTGACACGGCCCCACGGTGTCCAGTTTGGGCCCAACTTTTGGCCGTGGCGCGATGACCAATTCGTGGACCGATATCAAGAACACGGATCTGGTCGTCATCATGGGCGGCAATGCCGCCGAAGCGCACCCGTGCGGATTTAAATGGGTCACGGAGGCGAAGGCCACCCGTGGCGCCAAGCTCGTTGTCGTGGACCCGCGCTTCACGCGCTCGGCCGCGGTGGCGGATTATTACGCCCCGATCCGGCAAGGCACCGACATCGCCTTCCTGCTGGGCGTCATCAACTATCTGATTCAGAACGACAAGATTCAGTGGGACTATGTGAAGGCGTTCACCAACGTCGGCTACATCGTCAAGGAAGGCTTCGGGTACCAGGACGGCCTGTTCACGGGCTATGACGAGATGAAGCGGGACTACAACCGCTCCACCTGGGACTACGAGATCGGCCCCGACGGTTATGCGGTCGTAGACGACACCCTCCAGCATCCCCGCTGCGTCTTCAACCTTCTGAAGCAGCATGTCTCCGTCTACACGCCGGAGATGGTCGAGCGCATCACGGGCACGCCCAAGGACAAGTTCCTGAAGGTGGCGTCCATGATGGCGGAGTGTTCGTCGCCCACCAAGACGATGACCTCCATGTACGCGCTCGGCTGGACCCAGCATTCCAAGGGCTCGCAGAACATCCGCTGCATGGCGATGATCCAGCTGCTCCTGGGCAATATCGGCGTGCGCGGCGGCGGCATGAATGCCCTGCGCGGGCATTCCAACATCCAGGGCCTCACCGACATCGGCCTGATGTCCAACCTGATCCCGGGCTATCTCACGATCCCGACGGAAAAGGAGCCGGACTTCAACGCCTACATGTCGACGCGCGGCTTCAAGCCGTTGCGTCCCAACCAGATGAGTTACTGGCAGAACTACAAGAAGTTCTTCGTGTCGTTCCAGAAGGCCATGTGGGGTGCGTCGGCGACGGCGGACAACAACTGGGCCTACGACTACCTGCCGAAGCTCGACGTGCCGGCCTATGACGTGCTGCGCGCATTCGAGCTGATGAAGCAGGGGAAGATGAACATCTACTTCTGCCAGGGCTTCAACCCGCTGCAGGCCTTCCCCAACAAGGCCAAGCTCGCGGAGGCGCTCGGCAAGCTCAAGCTCCTCGTGATCATGGATCCGCTGGAGACCGAGACCGCGCGCTTCTGGGAGAATCACGGCGTCTACAACCAGGCCGATCCGTCGAAGATCCAGACGGAGGTCATCCAGCTGCCCACCACCTGCTTCGCCGAGGACAACGGCTCGCTGGTGAATTCGGGCCGCTGGCTGCAATGGCACTGGGCCGCCGGGACGCCTCCGGGCGAGGCCAAGACGGACATCTACATCATGGCGCAGCTCCATCTGCGCCTGAAGGAGATGTACAAGAAGGACGGCGGCGCTTTCCCCGATCCCATCGTCAACCTGACGTGGAACTACAAGGACCCGCACGAGCCCTCGCCCGACGAGCTTGCGAAAGAGCTGAACGGCTACGTGGTCTCGGACGTGCTCGACCCCAACGACCCCACCAAGAAGGTCCTGGAGGCGGGCAAGCAGGTTCCGGGCTTCGGCGTGCTGCGCGACGACGGCACCACCGCGGCGGGCTGCTGGATCTATTCCGGCTGCTACACCGAGGCTGGCAACATGATGGCGCGCCGGGACAATTCCGACCCCGACGACACCGGCGCCTACCTCAAGTGGTCGTTCGCCTGGCCTGCGAACCGCCGCATCATCTACAACCGCGCCTCCTGCAACATCGACGGAAAGCCGTGGGACGACACCCGCAAGCTGATCTGGTGGGACGGGGCCAAGTGGACGGGCTACGACGTGCCCGACATCGCCCCCACCGCCAAGCCGCGGGATGTGGGCCCCTTCATCATGAACCCGGAAGGCGTCTCCCGCCTGTTCACCCGGGGCATGATGCGGGACGGGCCGTTCCCGGTGCATTACGAGCCGTTCGAGAGCCCGGTCGCCAACCTCATCGCCCCCAAGGTGCGGGGCAACCCGGTGGCGCGCGTGTTCAAGGACGACTTCGCCCAGTTCGCCGACGTGGCGTCGAAGGAGTTCCCCTATGCGGCGACCTCCTACCGGCTCACCGAGCACTTCCACTACTGGACGAAGAACAACCACGTGAATTCGGTGCTCCAGCCCGAATTCTTCGTGGAGATCTCCGAGGAACTGGCCAAGGAGAAGTCGATCCAGAATGCCGGCTGGGTCCGCGTGTGGTCGAAGCGCGGCTCCGTCACCGCCAAGGCCTACGTGACCAAGCGCATCCGTCCCCTGATGGTGGACGGAAAGCCCGTGCACATCGTCGGCATCCCCATCCACTGGGGCTTCGTCGGCGCCGCCAAGAAGGGCTTCCCGGCCAACGTGCTCACCCCGTTCGTGGGTGACGCGAACATCGAGACGCCGGAGTTCAAGGCGTTCCTCGTCAACATCGAGCCCACCACCGGGCCGGTGGCGTAA
- a CDS encoding transglutaminase-like domain-containing protein: MTTRRDLLKAGALAGLSAGAAAVLSRAAFAQAAGTPAASEARVFAPTVGNWRSFQITTTVEILKPAGKVQAWLPVASFSNPDWFKPGENTWTTNAKTAKIVRDARSGADMLHVAWAEGEPAPKVELVSRATTRDFAVDLTKPGKPAPLNADERRRNTEATDLIPTDGIVKATSDKIVAGKATELDKVGAIFQWIVENTYRNAATRGCGIGDIAALLKSGDLGGKCADLNALFVGLVRAQGIPARDVYGLRVVPSRFGYKSLGANSEIVTKAQHCRAEVFLSDFGWTPMDPADVRKVVLEEPPGKLAIDDPKVVAARKALFGSWEGNWFAYNTAHDVALPGFDGPHLGFLMYPQAVSAGGLLDCLDPDNFKYTIRAAEIAV; this comes from the coding sequence ATGACCACCCGTCGCGACCTTCTGAAGGCGGGCGCGCTCGCCGGCCTTTCTGCCGGTGCCGCCGCCGTCCTGTCCCGTGCCGCCTTCGCGCAAGCCGCCGGCACGCCGGCTGCCTCGGAAGCGCGTGTGTTCGCCCCTACGGTGGGCAACTGGCGCAGCTTCCAGATCACCACCACGGTCGAGATCCTGAAGCCAGCCGGCAAGGTGCAGGCCTGGCTGCCGGTGGCTTCGTTCAGCAATCCGGACTGGTTCAAGCCCGGCGAGAACACCTGGACCACCAATGCCAAGACCGCCAAGATCGTGCGCGACGCGCGCTCCGGCGCCGACATGCTGCATGTCGCCTGGGCCGAGGGCGAGCCGGCGCCGAAGGTGGAGCTGGTCAGCCGCGCCACGACCCGCGACTTCGCCGTGGACCTGACGAAGCCCGGCAAGCCGGCGCCCCTCAACGCAGACGAGCGTCGCCGCAACACCGAGGCCACCGACCTCATCCCCACCGACGGCATCGTGAAGGCGACGTCCGACAAGATCGTCGCCGGCAAGGCCACCGAGCTGGACAAGGTGGGCGCCATCTTTCAGTGGATCGTCGAGAACACCTATCGCAACGCCGCCACCCGCGGCTGCGGCATCGGCGATATTGCGGCGCTGTTGAAGAGCGGCGATCTCGGCGGCAAGTGCGCCGACCTCAACGCGCTGTTCGTCGGCCTGGTGCGGGCGCAGGGCATTCCGGCGCGCGATGTCTATGGCCTGCGGGTGGTGCCCTCGCGCTTCGGCTACAAGAGCCTCGGCGCCAATTCCGAGATCGTCACCAAGGCGCAGCATTGCCGGGCCGAGGTGTTCCTCTCCGACTTCGGCTGGACCCCCATGGACCCCGCCGACGTGCGCAAGGTGGTGCTGGAGGAGCCCCCGGGCAAGCTCGCCATCGACGACCCCAAGGTGGTCGCCGCGCGCAAGGCGCTGTTCGGCTCGTGGGAGGGCAACTGGTTCGCCTACAACACGGCCCATGACGTGGCCCTGCCCGGCTTCGACGGGCCGCATCTCGGCTTCCTCATGTATCCGCAGGCCGTCAGCGCCGGCGGCCTGCTCGACTGCCTCGACCCGGACAATTTCAAATACACCATCCGCGCCGCAGAGATCGCGGTGTGA
- the selD gene encoding selenide, water dikinase SelD → MLDVPHAASAQPAPVRLTSLAHGGGCGCKLAPSVLQELLAGQAGGGPFERLLVGTETGDDAAAYDLDGETAIIATTDFFMPMVDDPDHFGRIAATNAISDVYAMGGEPLMALAILGMPLGKIDTATVRAILAGGQAICAEAGIPVAGGHSIDCPEPVYGLAVIGRAPKARLRRNSTARVGDALILTKALGVGVYSAAFKKEALSAAAYDEMIASVTKLNRVGAALGKEAAVSAITDVTGFGILGHGLEMARGSGATLVIERAALPWLSEAEALVQQGFVTGASHRNWASYGAEVDLREGTPDWQRHLLTDPQTSGGLLVSCAPEEADRLLAEIRAAGYPAAARIGRVEAGPGRVRIAG, encoded by the coding sequence ATGCTCGACGTGCCCCACGCTGCTTCCGCCCAGCCCGCGCCCGTGCGCCTCACCAGCCTCGCCCATGGCGGCGGCTGCGGCTGCAAGCTCGCGCCGTCCGTGCTGCAGGAACTGCTGGCGGGGCAGGCGGGCGGCGGGCCGTTCGAGCGGCTGCTGGTGGGCACCGAGACGGGAGACGATGCGGCCGCCTACGATCTCGACGGCGAGACCGCCATCATCGCCACCACGGACTTCTTCATGCCCATGGTGGATGACCCCGACCATTTCGGTCGCATCGCCGCGACCAACGCCATTTCGGACGTCTACGCCATGGGCGGCGAGCCGCTGATGGCGCTCGCCATTCTCGGCATGCCGCTGGGCAAGATCGACACTGCCACCGTGCGCGCCATTCTCGCCGGCGGGCAGGCCATCTGCGCCGAGGCGGGCATTCCGGTGGCCGGCGGCCATTCCATCGATTGCCCGGAGCCGGTCTATGGTCTCGCCGTCATCGGCCGGGCACCGAAGGCGCGGCTGCGGCGCAATTCGACGGCTCGGGTGGGGGATGCGCTCATCCTCACCAAGGCGCTCGGCGTCGGCGTCTATTCCGCCGCCTTCAAGAAGGAGGCGCTCTCCGCCGCCGCCTATGACGAGATGATCGCCTCGGTGACCAAGCTGAACCGCGTCGGCGCCGCCCTCGGCAAGGAGGCTGCGGTGAGCGCCATCACCGACGTGACCGGCTTCGGCATTCTCGGCCACGGGCTGGAGATGGCGCGCGGCTCGGGCGCCACCCTCGTCATCGAGCGCGCCGCGCTGCCCTGGCTGTCGGAGGCGGAGGCGCTGGTGCAGCAGGGCTTCGTCACCGGCGCCTCGCACCGCAACTGGGCAAGCTACGGCGCCGAGGTGGACCTGCGGGAGGGCACGCCCGACTGGCAGCGCCACCTCCTCACCGATCCGCAGACTTCCGGCGGCCTGCTCGTGTCCTGCGCGCCGGAAGAGGCCGACCGCTTGCTCGCCGAGATCCGCGCGGCGGGCTATCCGGCGGCGGCGCGCATTGGCCGCGTGGAAGCCGGGCCGGGGCGGGTGCGCATCGCCGGCTGA
- a CDS encoding formate dehydrogenase subunit gamma yields the protein MSAPYDLEKGDAVHPGRPVQVDRYTVGARINHWITAISLILLAISGLALFHPSLYFLTGLFGGGQMTRTIHPWIGVVLFFSFAGMFLRFWKANLWKSEDGTWMRRIRDVIAGHEEKLPELGKYNAGQKMVFWGMSLLIAVLITSGVAIWQAYFASYTTIEQQRVALLVHAVAAVAIICVWIVHVYAAIWVKGTISAMTRGQVTGGWAWRHHRKWFRELVSSRKSGTRGTPAE from the coding sequence ATGAGCGCACCCTACGATCTGGAGAAAGGCGACGCGGTTCACCCGGGTCGCCCGGTGCAGGTGGACCGCTACACGGTGGGCGCCCGCATCAACCACTGGATCACGGCCATCAGCCTGATCCTGCTGGCCATTTCCGGCCTCGCCCTGTTCCACCCCAGCCTCTACTTCCTCACCGGCCTATTCGGCGGCGGGCAGATGACGCGCACCATCCATCCCTGGATCGGCGTCGTGCTCTTCTTCTCCTTCGCCGGCATGTTCCTGCGCTTCTGGAAGGCCAACCTCTGGAAGAGCGAAGACGGCACCTGGATGCGTCGCATCCGCGACGTCATCGCCGGCCATGAGGAGAAGCTGCCCGAGCTCGGCAAATACAATGCCGGGCAGAAGATGGTGTTCTGGGGCATGAGCCTGCTCATCGCGGTGCTCATCACCTCGGGCGTGGCGATCTGGCAGGCCTATTTCGCCTCCTACACCACCATAGAGCAGCAGCGCGTCGCCCTTCTGGTCCATGCGGTGGCGGCTGTGGCGATCATCTGCGTCTGGATCGTCCACGTATACGCTGCCATCTGGGTCAAGGGCACCATCAGCGCCATGACCCGGGGGCAGGTGACGGGCGGCTGGGCGTGGCGGCACCACAGGAAGTGGTTCCGCGAGCTGGTCAGCTCCCGCAAGTCGGGGACCCGCGGGACTCCCGCAGAGTAG